GCGACGTGGCTGATGCTAGGAATAGACTTCAATCTATGATTCAGATCAACCGAGCTAAGAACAAGCAGAATGATCTGAATGACAGAGAAACAGCCTCATTACTTGGAGTAGGCCTAGTTCGACCGGATATAGAAAGATGATACGTGCGCTGAAATCCTGTTTAGCACGATCCTGAGACTTTTAATCCACGAAGAGAGAATCCAAGATTCGATCCACCAGCGGAAATGGACAGGTATGACAAGTTACCTATTCCAATTAAGATACGGAGGTTGAAAGCTGCCTTGTCCCATTCCAAGCAAAGTAAGCCACACGAAATACTATCTGAACATGAAGACAAGCTGATGCCGATCAATAATGTAAATGGCATCCATAGGTGATCTAAAAGATGTGTTGTGGCAGAAAAGTCCCTCGTCTGATATTTGGGTAAGAAGACGAACTAACTTTGCGAGAACCGTTGGAGTAAGCAGTAAGTCGATACAACACCCTCCCATGCTATATCACATCTGAAAAGAGGCTGTGATAGGTTTCGTTGGGTATATAATTGGTCTGGGCGATAGACACGGTAGTAAtatcttgattgatcaattgactTGGGGAGCGTTACATATCGATTTtggtgatgtgagtgaatacTACTGACCTTCCTCTGAGAATCGCAATTAGCACTGACGCGTTCTGGTGTACCTGATGAACATAGCTCTTCAATGTAGCTCAGGAAAGGTCATTCTTACCTGAAAAAGTCCCATTCCGATTAACAAGGATGATGACCAATGCTTTTGAGGTGATTCAACTTACTCACATTGTCCACTCACGGGTAAAGTGGTATGACTGATTCTCCGTTATATCGTTATGTAGCTCGCTTCTAGAGGTGGACTCGAAGTACCTGGAACCAGAGGGACATTCAAGCAAGCTTCTCTAATCGTCATGAGTGTTCTGAGAGATAGTCGAAGTACCGTCCTGGCAATGTTGGAGGCATTCTTGTACGATCCATTACTTTCTTGGACTGTAAGTTCGTGGTTCATTTGCGACTGGGAGCCTTCGTTCGCTGATCTAAGGGTAGATTGGGCCAAATGACCCTTCGCATGCGGATCATAATAGTAAGTACGAGACCGTAATCCCCACTGAAAAgtgctgatgttgttggtAGCTCAATCCTCAAGTGAGAAACAAAATAAGACAAATGTAAGTATCCTTCGCCACGAGGTATGACCATTGCTAAGACTCTCGATTTCGACCACGTCAGACCAAGAAACCCCACGTCCAAACCCACGTCGTACCTCAGAGTTTGGCGCCTGGTATAGGCGGTACAGGCGGGTCCGACATCTACGATCGAATTGAGAATTCCTTGATTGCAACTTACATGGAAACAGACTCGTACATGGCTAAAGTATCTTCAAGTACCGGTATGACCAATTCAAAGGCTTTACAAGTGGGTTCAATTTGTGAACTCGCGACGTAGTCGAGCAACGGCTGATTGTAGATGATGTTAGGTTTTATCCCAAATTGAAAGAAAGTTGATTGGGTACCATAAAGATGCTGATCAACCTTTGACGATCAATCGGCAAGTCCAAGCGTTGATTGAGGAGGCTACCGATCTGAAAAACCTttctcaaggtgagtcaaagtTGAGTTAGATTGCAGATTTGGTGAATActgatatgatgtgataGGTTATGTCTTAGGTTGGATCCCACAATGGTAGAGTCGATCACGAAATATGAGACTTGTAGGATCAACCAAATCTGCGAATCTCGTCGATGAAACGTTAGCATCTCAGCATGCATATGACTCAAGTCCTCCTTTGTTTCCTaggtatgatcagtatacatGTGTCAGTTCCATGATACTTTACCTATACATTTTGATGTAATTGTTAAATACTATGTATCTTGACATCTTTACTTCATTATATGTACATCTAACCCGttcaatcctcttccatactCGATCCTGAGCCAGTCAATCCAGCCGTCAACTCTTTCAATCTTCTAACTAACATTCCATAATACGCATCATTCCCTTTACTTGACGTCGTAGTCGCTAACCTTCTTAATTCGAGATTCTGCGAGTGGATGCGCCAGGTGTCAGCTCAGCCTCTATCGCCCGCCTCCTGCGTCCCGAGCATGATACCCATATTCGAAATGGCACTCACCACctccatatcatccagcCTGACTAAAGTACCTTTCAGACTCGCTGCGACCCtctccaacatcctcatcgtacCTGCACCCGATCGCGAGGCCTCGAGCTGCGCCTGAGAGCTGACAAATGATCCAAGCGAAGCTGAGAGGTTGTTGGGTCGAACGGGTTCCAATGCACCTCTAACGTCATTCGCGTAGAATAGTAGATGTCGCCAGATCAGCAGTAGGAGCGATTCGATCATATCTGCAACGGCAATTACTTCAGCTTCAACGGGAACGCAGACATATGAATAGTTAAGTGTTTTGTAGCACATACTGAATATCGTTTGACTCTTAGTCACGAAAGCAGCTTTGATTATATCTTCTGTCAACGGCTCGTCACCTATCATATCGGGAGTGCGCAATTtctgatttgatcaaacaaaaaatctcatcagcttataGCTTCCTAGATCATCAAAGATGGTGGGGTACACACCTGAAcatcctcgtcttccaattcaccacCATCCTGTATCCTATCTAGGATAGTCTCATACTGGTTCGAAATCTCTTGTACGTTCTCTGCGAGATCAGACAAGAAATTCACAGCCATATGTAATGACGGAGCAGAGGCTATATCATAATGATGCAATGAATCAATATATTTCATTCTTGTTACATGACGAGAGAAGCACTCACCTATATATTTCGAGCTTGCACCATTACTCCTCTGAGCACCAGTGACCAGAACAGGATTGCCATTTCCACTCTTCATACCAGAAGTAGCTGCGACAAGGTACGACAGGAACACCTGGTTGAGTAAGAGGACCTCATTTTCGAGTTGAGAATTATCgtcatcaacttcatctatCCAGCTATCTCTATCGAAAAACCTGGCAGCGGTCGCCAAAGTAGCTAAGTGGAATGCGCCGAATCGGGTAGGTGAAAGGATATCTTCCGAAGGGACTTTATGAACTACCATGCACAGAATCGATACTATCAATCGACATTCTTCGATACTTGTCGAAGTAATGTTTTGCTGGGTTTCTCGAAGTAGACCGAGTATCGATTCGCGATGAGCGTTGAGGAAGCTCAGAGCCTAAATTTGGAGTCAGCCGGATCTTCACGGATGACGCACAATGGGCAACTTACATGTCCTGCACCTGATCTAGCAGATCGATGTAGGCTAGATAAGACTCTGGTCAAGAGTTGCAAAGAGCAAATGAGAACTCGATGCTGCCTTGCTATAATTTCTGTGGCAGCAGCTTCATCTAAATCATCCTATCAGCATTGTCGTTGAGTACTTGCGAATCATAAACTTACCCATAACCTCCTCACCAATTTGGATATTTATGAAACCACAAGTAGCGAAGATTTCGAATAAACCAGCATCTAACAGTTCCTCTGCACCTTTTCTCGTGGAAGCAAAAGCGACCAGGAAAGCAATCTTAGCCTCGAAAACCCAATAAGCATGCATGTTTTCTGTGATTCATCCGTACAGTCAGCATAATATAACTAATGCTTACAAGATATTTTTGTACTTACCATGTTCAGGCGATAGGCATTCCTGTAACGACAATTCCCGTTCTTTTATACTTCTAACGAACAAAGGTAAATATCCATTGGAGCTGAGAGGCGAGATGATATGTCGATCTCGTTCATTCGAGCAGATCGATATAATACCATTTAACAAGGCGAAACATTCAGTCTTCCACACTTCCCTATCATCCATAGCATCGCGGCATAAGATCGGTAAGAGCCTTTCTTTTCTAGCTGCGAATACCGTCAATGTCGGTCGTTGGAGGGTTGATGTTGGTAAACCACCCGACAAGGTTTCATTGGAAACTACAGATCGATCATCTGGAATATTGTAAGAGGAATTATTGACGAGTTGGAGGTACTGGGTTATGGAAGCGTATAAGTTTCCTCGAGCAGTTTCAGTCGATCCAGGTCTGACGGCTGCATCTATGATTCTAGCTAATGTAGCTGATAATCGATCAATAGGTAGATTGACACCTTCGAACTCAACTAGAATGTTGATGAGCGTTGTCATGGTGACCAGTACAGACTCGCATAACAAGTCCAATACTCCAGGAGCGAGATCACCTTCGAGTCGTACGAGCAAAGCATCGATCAAGTCAAAGAGAACCACTTCTTGCTGTTCTTCCGCGACGTTCTTGAATAACATGGCAAGTGATACCTTCAAGATCTCATTCCATGAAGTCAAGAAGTTTCCTTTGGCGATCGAAATATCCGTTTCTCTATTTTTGCTGGCTAGTTGTCTGATTACATATTCCGCTTCAGCAGCCATCGATTTGGTAGAGGCAGAGGTGACAGCGCCTTGTCTCTCTAATTGTCGACGGAAAGCCTTCAAACCTTTTTCTAAAGCCTCAAGATCCCACCAGTCGGCATCTACCCGTTTATACTGATCGAAGTCGAAACCACCGTAAAATTCAAGGTTTCgattttcctcttcattgCTTTCGGACCACTGTATATCTATCGAAGATAggagatcgatgatgagagcTGGGCTTTGGCTGACCagttcatcttcgtccaaatcttcctcctcagtAGTTCCTCGGAACAGCGTCTGAGCAATGTGATTGGCAGATGCACCATGACCTTCATAGGTGAATGTTTCGAGCGCAGCTGCAGCTAAGATCCAACGCTGGAACTCGAGATAGGCGATGAGAGTTTCAGAGGTTGTGGGAGTCTCTTCGTCAAATGTTTTAGCGGTACCAGTAGGTTGACTAGCTTCGGGGCATTGCCTAGGGAAAGAAGCGAGTTGTCGAGCGGAGAAGCCAGTGACTGACATGGTGTATGATAGAGTGGATCTGCCGGTGAGGGGATGAGCGAACAGTTGATATATCAATTGAGCACTCTTCGCAGCGAGTATCGGATGAATGTTGATCATAATCTCTCCCACGGGACCGCTCAGTTCGGCACCTTCGCATAGCTGTCGAAGAATAACATGCAAACAtgattctccttcttgcAGAGCGAAGTCGCGATGACGGAAGTTGTAGCCGAGGAGGAAGTGGGCAATGTTCGGGCTGGTGATATCGGCTGTGGTACCTTCTACCAGTATGTCAAGGATATTTGAACGGATCACCACAGGTAATGAACTGAGAGATTTGATGTCACCATGTAAAGCAATGTTCTCCACCGCAGGAATATCTTCGATGTCCGCATCCTCTGCTTCTAGTCTTCTGCAAAAACCTTGAGCTATGCGTATCGAATCGTCTGAAGCATCGATGATTCCTGCTAGTCGGTTCACTGAAGAGGTGTATTCCCCTCGGAAAACGTCACTTCGGCTGAACACGGGTGATTGAGCTAATGCCGCTAGTATTTTGACACTAAGATAGGAGATTGCAGAATCATCGTCTCCTACTAGTAAGGCGATCGCGTTGATGTTGCTGAGATGAGCGAGGAGATGATTGTCGAGACTCTGTAAGCCATAGGGTCGTTTGAAAGGATTACTGGGGTTTCGAGTTGGATCGGCAAGAGTCAGAAGAAGCACATCGACGAATACTAGCTGTATATCATGTACTCGATGGTATATTCGGAGCATACGAAGGAGTACGTCATTCACTATTGTAGGTCGAGGAGAAGGGATTGCGGAAGCGTTGTCAAGGACTGATGCGAAGACCGCGAATACGTTTGCATCGGACAAAAGTCGGAGCAAGACGATGAACCCAGGTTCTTCTGCCAATGTTGAAGCTATTTGACCAATTGCACGACTATTGGCTTGATTCAGCAACTCTCCCATGTTGAAGGATAGCAAAGCTTTCTCGAAGAAAGCCGATAAGGAATCGATCACTTCCCATCTTTCGCTATCTCGAGCGTATCGTCGGATTTTTAGGGTGAGGAGTATTCCATCTAGAATATAGAATGTGCCTCGGCGCAGGGTGTTCACCAACCGACTACGTGATGGTGTAGGTAAATCGGAAGTAGCTGGATCGGGAAGTAAGGAGGTGAGGAAGTCGATGTATGCTCGACTAAGAGGATAAGAGCTGGCATCTTGCTCAGAATACTCCATCTTAGCGAGCCAGCCGACCGGAGGGGGTATCTTGGCACCATCGAGATGACGAGTGTCCAAGCCAGGATCACGGAAAGTGATCTTCTCGTAGTACTCGACCGCTTTGCTAAgaacatcgtcatcaataGGATCACCCGTCCGTTTGCAGAATGCAGTGATAGCGCCTAGAATGGTGGCCTTGAGTTCAAATGGGAGATTTTCGCAATTGAGGAAGTCGAACAGCGTCTGGACAGGATGGGGCTTGGCTTGAAGGAGTGCGCCTCGAGCGGCGGGAGACCAGCGCACGACAGTCGTCAGAACTTTAGTCCAGCCATTGCAAATTTGCGCTTCATCGTGAGGCATGGGATCGAGTGAGGTGTTTCGGGTGGTCTTGATTGGCTCGAAGATGTGAGGCATGATATCGATGTAATGTTGGTAGAATTTGAACAAAGCCGTCCATGGTAGACGagtatctttcatcttctcgtaTGATTTTGCTGAACATGATGGACCAGTCGATATAGCTGCGAGCATTTCCCAGAACGCTGGACCAGGGAAGCCACCACGGGTGTCGAGGACGGTACCAAGGAAAGTTGAGTTATCCCATAGGTCCTCAGCACTATCAGGAGGGAGCGATTTGTAGACGATAGCCACGAGGGCGAGGAAGCCTTGATAGTTTGCGGGTGGAGGGGTCGATTGAGATCGTCGGACAGCGGCATCCTCTTCCTTATTGCGCAAAGTTCTAAGAAACTGCTTTCTACCAGCAAGCAGATCGACCAAGTCTCGCAGCTGTTCGAACAGGAAGGTATCGTTACTTGAGTCAGATGCGATTGCTACTTTCACCAAAGCATCCAGATTTGCTTCTTTGACTTCGTCTGGCTCTTCTAATCCTCTTTCTCGGCGAATGGTAAGGACAAGATCGTACATGAACTGGAAAGATTCCCCGTTAACAGCTTCTAACAGGAAAAGTTCCATTTGATGGGCATCGATACCGGTCTGAACAACGCTAGGATCGTGTCGAAGGCAAGAGAGGTAGAATAGAGACCAAGCGATTTTGACTGTCTCTCGAAGTTTCGGTATCGACCATTGGTCTTGGATCTGAGCAAGTCGTTAGTGATTTATATCTCAAGTGGTCAATAGAACAAGGCTCACCGTTAAACTGGAAGCGATTTTGAGGAATTTGATATCATGACACCAGTCTTCGGCAACCTGGTGGCAATGTAAGCTACACTTCGACATCATCGTGGACATGCACTCACATCATAACGGGGATCCGAAGCGTCAATGGCTTCAAGAGGTTTCCAAGCGGCGAAAAGAGAGCTTTGTATTGCAGAGTCAGTGTCCAAAGACCTGCAAATGGCATgggatgactcacctgactACCATAAGTGCTAATCCATCCGCTCTTTCACACTTCTTCAACCATTTCAATATCCTTACCACCTGCCCTCTTCCTAAATGACCACTTTCCGCAATGATCGCCAATATACTACTCATCTTATTCTGTTCAGCTCGTAAGGCTTCTACTCTAAATTTCAGGAGATCATAATCTGCTCCTCCGGCAGAGCCGGATCTTAGCAAATTATCAATCTTACTCTGAATCTGATCTAGCTGAGCTACTATCTGATCGACCAATGCTCCTTCGCCTTTCCCCTGACCTAATGATACTCTAGTATTCAACAGTTCCAATACCCAGTCTCTGAGCGATTCGAATGCTCCTCCTATCTCAACATCGGGTGATAGTACCGTACGGAGTAATTCCCGGAGGAAATCGAGCATATCGGTTTCCCACCGATGTAAGAGGTATACTGCTACTTCAGGTGTTGATCTAGAAGGATACTGGAATCGCTGTTCTTCAGCTTGTGAAGCGAGAACAGCAGATAGAAGTTGAGAAAGGGATAAGGCGTTGGAAATAGTATTGGTGGTTGTGAGGAGATCACCAGTTATATGTACTGATGTACCTGATGATAACTGTAAGGGGTCTATCATACTGTCAGGTACTGCTCATTGTTCGAATTCGGAGAGAGAACTTACTTTTCTCAATATGCTGTTTATCCGCATCATTCTGTCCTGGCAATTGGGTGAGATGCAATAGCCACGGCTGAGCTTCTTCCAGCTTGCCATATAATTTCCTCAATGTTGATGTAGTGGGCTGAGTGATCACTCTACCGAGGAGATGCTGAAGATCGCTGAAGAGGGAAGAATCCCATTCGACGAGAGGAGGGAATGACATGGTGGGCCGTGAACGAAAATGCTGGAATGGAGGGATTATGACGGACGCTCTCTTGGGTGATGcagggatgagaagatgagagcgTCTTCTGGGTATATTGTCAATGAGCCAGAGTGGAAGAATCGAATATCTTATTGTCAGCTTGACGTGAATTGCAGAGAACggagaagtgaagaagtgagGGTTGCATTTCAACCTTTGCCACGTGGGTGCCATGCGTTGGTCAGTGGTGTAAAGGGGTAACATATATAGTTAGCCGGCAAAGCCATGTCACGTGATATTTGCCGCTGTGTATCAGTGagttgtgattgtgattgtggaTGAATTCCCGGCGTAAAcaaatccacctctattTGACATTACCCATTACCCATTACCCATTACACTATACCCCATACTACTACACTACTATACTATCATACTACTATAcattatcatctcatcatcaccctaACGACGCACGTACACATACACATTCACCCACACTTCACTCACAATGTCAACGAAACCTACAGGTGGAAAAGGCGGCAAATCAAAGACCTCGTCAGAGACCAAGACACTTACGACCAGATCGTCCAAGGCTGGTTTACAGGTAGgtcatctctcttcctccgaTCGTTACAACCGCGTACAAGTACTAAAATCATTGCTCTTCCTTTTCAGTTCCCCGTCGGTCGTATCCACAGGTACGTCCCCAGTCTCATGCCCTCATTTCTTATACCCCTctgatatataccttttATCACCACTGTAGATTCCTACGAAATAAGAATGCCAACAATGTTCGAATCGGTGCCAAAGCTGCCGTCTACGTAGCAGCCATCATGGAATACTTGACCGCGGAAGTATTGGAACTTGCAGGTGGGTTGACcacaccttctttccttcctcgaCGCGTTCATTGTTCACTAacatgatgagaatgaaataGGTAACGCGGCGAAGGATCTTAGAGTAAAGAGAATCACACCAAGACATTTACAATTGGCAATCAGGGGTGATGAGGAACTTGATCTTTTAATTAGAGCTACTATCGCGGGTGGTGGTGTATTACCACATATCCACAAGGTGAGCCTTCGTTTTATCCCCTTTCCCCccttcatccaattcctGGCTGACTCATGAGCTCATACTTGTTCAACAGTCCCTCGTCGCTAAACAAGGTGTATCAAAGAAACTCAAACCCACACCTGCTGCTtaatctcttttccttcATCTCTGATTATACATCTATCTTTTATTCTATATGTGTAATtatcaccatatcatatgattatgatttgGCGATAAATTGtaatttcttcttttcttcgtATTCGTATTCGTATTCGATTCgctcttttcctttctcatGATAGACCCGGATGATGGGGTTGTCAGTCTGATGGATGCAGAATATACCAACTGGCATAGCCTGATCTCGTATATCACTTGATGGTCCACTTTGCAAGTTGATCTTTTCCGAGACTTCTGAATAGCAAGCACCCATTCCAATTGAAGATCACCTCAGTTCATCTTGTCCACTCTAATGGCTAATACGCGTAACCTCCTCCAGACATCCTCGTCATTCcacctttcaccatcttcatgtACAGTCAAAGTAGGTAACCCTCTTTGTTCGATGGTGAATGACGCAGCCGTAGCAGCGTATATAGAAGCTGCAAGTATGATTCGAACATGCATCAGCTCACAACACAAGTACCCATAACTTGAGTTTGATATTGAAAAACAACCTACCTATCTTAATATCTCCTTGAGAGATCAATAATCCAGCTAACAATCCACCCAAGAACGAATTTCCTCCTCCGGTCGGATCAACCACTTTATCTTGATCAGCCTCTCCGTAATACGCTGGCACCCATCCTTTCCAATGATCAGAGAAAGTGTATGAACCTAGTTCACCACAGCGAACTATAATCGCTGGTACCTTGACCTCCGACCTGTCAGTCATCCCTTGCGATAGTAATTGATGAAACTTTTGTACTGCTTCTTCAGCATTTTCCATGGTTCCTGATGATGTCGGAGTTATACCCAAGATAGATTGTAGTTCTAACAAGTTTGGACTTATCACGGTGAATGAACGTGATA
The nucleotide sequence above comes from Kwoniella europaea PYCC6329 chromosome 1, complete sequence. Encoded proteins:
- a CDS encoding histone H2A.Z — encoded protein: MSTKPTGGKGGKSKTSSETKTLTTRSSKAGLQFPVGRIHRFLRNKNANNVRIGAKAAVYVAAIMEYLTAEVLELAGNAAKDLRVKRITPRHLQLAIRGDEELDLLIRATIAGGGVLPHIHKSLVAKQGVSKKLKPTPAA